In the Parasedimentitalea psychrophila genome, ATTGTTGCCGTTACCATCCAGCGCCACCTGGCCATCACGCGCCGCAAAGGCCACCAATGTGCCCCGGTCCGGGTTCGCGGCCGCCATGCCGCCGCCGCCGCCTCGGGTGCCTTCCGCATCAGCGCTCTCGACGGTGTCATTGGTCAATGCAATGGCATCGCCCAACGGGTTGTTGCGGCAACTGTCCAGAATGACGATGCGCATTGTTCGGGCCCGGTCAACGGCGGCCAGTAAGCGTTTCAGCGACATCGACTGGCGCTGCACATCCAGATTGCTGGTCACGGATGCATCCACCGGGATCAAAAAGTTTTCGCCCTGAACCTCAATCCCATGGCCGGCAAAATAGATCAGCGCCAGGTCAGCCACCTCGGAGCGGAAGGAAAAATCTTCCAACAGCCGCTCAACCTCTGCCACCCCAGCATCTACCGAAAGCGTGACATCAAACCCAATCCGTTCAAGCGTCGCCGCCATGGCAACGGCGTCATTTTTAGTGTTGTCCAAAGCAGGCAGGGTTTGATAGTCGGACATGCCCATAACCAGGGCGATCCGGCGACTGTCAGCCTGAGCCAAGGCCGGGGAGACCGACAAGAGCAAAACACAAATTATCCGAAAAACAGCCGTCATTTCAAAACCTCAATACACCAATTACCGATTGAGGATCAGCCTATCGCGCCCCCCCCCTAAAGAGAAAGGAAAAAACCGTGATCGCTAAGACCACGGTTTGTCGCTGGAGTATCAAATCGCCAAGAGATGCGCCGCCCAACCAGGGCAACAGGGCTCTTTTCGATTATCTGGCGGAAAAAGAGTCGTCTGGGTCGCGCAGACGCTCGCGCAATTTCTGCAAAGTTACCGCTTCGGAGGCCCGCATCAGGTCAGTGTCGCCCCCATCCATCGCCTGCAACCGCAAGCGTTGAAAAAAACCAGCCAGGCCTGCAAGTGTTTGCGCCACCAAGTCAAAATCCTGAAGCGCCTGACGGTCTTTACGTGTCGGCTTGGAATCGCTTTCTAGAATGGTAAACACCACATCTTCAAGCTGTTGTACCTGAGCCTGTAGATGAGACATTTCCCGAGCGGAAACCGCGCAGAGATCAGTCAAAGATTTGCCATTCTGTTCCATGATTACAGGCGTCCCACCACTTGTTCGATTGCCTGCTTCATGGTTGCGACAGTGAACGGCTTGCGGATGATGTTGTTCATCGCCAGACGACGGCCAACTTCGACCACTTCTGGTGTTGGCTTACCGGTCACCAGAATGAACCCAGTGCGCTGTGTGGCGCGATTTTCACGCATACATTTAAGCAGCCCCAACCCATCCATGCCAGGCATGTTATAGTCCGACAACACCAGGTGCACCGGATTGGTGGCG is a window encoding:
- a CDS encoding response regulator, giving the protein MSLKDSLRIMVVDDMSTSRGILTQTLDELGIKNYMVENNGQSAFQKIATNPVHLVLSDYNMPGMDGLGLLKCMRENRATQRTGFILVTGKPTPEVVEVGRRLAMNNIIRKPFTVATMKQAIEQVVGRL